One window of Psychrobacillus sp. FSL H8-0483 genomic DNA carries:
- the glmS gene encoding glutamine--fructose-6-phosphate transaminase (isomerizing): protein MCGIVGYIGELDAKEILLKGLEKLEYRGYDSAGIAVLNEDGVIVFKEKGRIADLRDVVDEDVAAKLGIGHTRWATHGVPNQLNAHPHQSTTQRYTLVHNGVIENYHLMKKAYLAHVEMASDTDTEVIVQLIEKFANDGLSTVDALRKTLHLIHGSYALALIDKEDENTIYVAKNKSPLLVGLGEGFNVVASDAMAMLQVTEQYVELHDQEIVIVHKDSVEIQKLDGTKVERAPYKAELDMSDIEKGTYPHYMLKEMDEQPAVIRKIIQAYQNEQGELTIDPAILEALHEADRLYIIAAGTSYHAGLIGKEYFEKIAGIPVEVHISSEFGYNMPLLSAKPLFMFITQSGETADSRQVLVKIKEKGYPTITMTNVPGSTLSREADHTLLLHAGPEIAVASTKAYVAQVAVLMVTASVYAQSQGKTLDFEVVKELGIVANAVQTIVDSKEEMEQIAKEFLATTRNAFFIGRNIDFYVSLEGALKLKEISYIQAEGFAGGELKHGTIALIEDGTPIFALATQQAVSLNIRGNVKEVVARGANPCIIAMEGFQEEGDRFVLPKVHDLFAPLVAVIPLQLISYYAALHRDCDVDKPRNLAKSVTVE, encoded by the coding sequence ATGTGTGGAATTGTAGGATATATTGGTGAGTTAGATGCAAAGGAAATTCTATTAAAAGGTTTAGAGAAATTAGAGTACCGTGGATACGATTCAGCGGGAATCGCTGTACTGAATGAAGATGGCGTAATAGTTTTCAAAGAAAAAGGTCGTATTGCTGATTTACGTGACGTAGTAGACGAAGACGTAGCTGCAAAACTAGGGATTGGTCATACTCGTTGGGCAACACATGGTGTTCCAAACCAGTTAAATGCGCACCCGCATCAAAGTACAACACAACGCTATACACTTGTGCATAATGGTGTAATTGAAAACTACCACCTAATGAAAAAAGCATATTTAGCTCATGTAGAAATGGCTTCTGATACAGATACAGAAGTAATTGTGCAGCTTATCGAAAAATTTGCTAATGATGGTTTATCGACGGTCGATGCACTTAGAAAAACATTGCATCTTATTCACGGATCATATGCACTAGCATTAATTGATAAAGAAGATGAAAATACAATTTATGTAGCAAAAAATAAATCACCACTTCTTGTAGGACTTGGTGAAGGCTTTAACGTAGTGGCATCAGATGCGATGGCGATGCTACAAGTAACAGAACAATATGTAGAGCTTCATGATCAAGAAATTGTAATCGTGCATAAAGATTCTGTAGAAATCCAAAAGCTTGATGGAACAAAAGTAGAACGTGCTCCATACAAAGCGGAGCTAGATATGAGTGATATTGAAAAAGGAACATATCCTCACTACATGCTAAAAGAAATGGATGAGCAGCCAGCTGTAATCCGTAAAATAATTCAAGCATACCAAAACGAACAAGGTGAGCTTACAATAGATCCAGCTATTTTAGAGGCACTACATGAGGCAGATCGTCTGTATATTATTGCTGCAGGAACTAGTTATCATGCAGGTCTAATTGGAAAAGAATACTTTGAGAAAATTGCAGGTATTCCAGTGGAAGTGCATATTTCGAGTGAATTCGGCTACAACATGCCACTTCTGTCTGCAAAACCATTATTTATGTTCATTACACAATCAGGTGAAACTGCGGATAGCAGACAAGTACTAGTGAAAATAAAAGAAAAAGGTTACCCAACGATTACAATGACAAACGTACCTGGGTCTACTCTTTCTCGTGAAGCAGATCACACTTTATTACTTCATGCAGGTCCTGAAATCGCAGTTGCATCAACAAAAGCGTATGTTGCACAAGTGGCAGTACTAATGGTGACAGCTTCTGTGTACGCGCAATCGCAAGGCAAGACATTAGATTTTGAAGTTGTGAAAGAACTAGGTATTGTAGCAAATGCAGTACAAACAATTGTAGATTCCAAGGAAGAAATGGAACAAATTGCAAAAGAATTCCTAGCAACAACAAGAAATGCATTCTTCATCGGACGCAATATCGACTTCTATGTAAGTCTAGAAGGTGCGTTAAAACTTAAAGAAATCTCTTATATCCAAGCAGAGGGATTTGCTGGTGGGGAATTAAAACACGGTACAATCGCACTTATTGAGGACGGTACACCAATTTTCGCTCTTGCCACTCAACAAGCGGTTAGCCTTAACATTCGTGGTAACGTAAAAGAAGTAGTAGCACGTGGCGCAAACCCATGCATTATCGCAATGGAAGGTTTCCAAGAAGAAGGAGACCGCTTTGTACTTCCAAAAGTACACGATCTATTCGCACCACTAGTAGCAGTAATCCCATTACAGCTGATCAGCTACTACGCAGCATTGCATAGAGACTGTGACGTTGACAAACCAAGAAACTTAGCGAAGTCAGTTACGGTTGAATAA
- a CDS encoding gamma-glutamyltransferase family protein gives MDYLYHPFPAKRHTVFAKKGMVATSQPLAAQAGLEILRNGGNAIDAAIATAAALTVVEPTSNGIGGDAFALIWTKDKIHGLNASGPAPQSISAEELRTKGYEKMPMHGVIPVTVPGVPAAWAALSEKFGKLPLKEVLLPAIRYAEEGYPLTPILGKYWKLAFHKFKTSFTSEEFTSWFETFAPNGKVPEVGEMWNSPGHARTLRAIGESNARDFYEGKIADQIDTFMKKYGGYLTKSDLLSYKPQWVEPISVDYRGYDVWEIPPNGQGMLALMALNVYKNLEKPKWQNADTLHHQIEAMKAAFTDGQAFITEPEEMPISVEYLLSEEYAKKRSITIKDEASNPEAYDFPKGGTVYLAAADEEGNMISYIQSNYMGFGSGIVIPDTGIALQNRGHDFSLDESHPNVLKPGKRTYHTIIPGFLSKDGKAVGPFGVMGGYMQPQGHFQVVTNTVDFILNPQATLDMPRWQWLKGKIVHVEPEFPNYLVQSLVRRGHTIQVTTDGGSFGRGQIIWRNSETGVLQGGTESRTDGAIAAW, from the coding sequence ATGGATTATTTATATCACCCATTTCCAGCTAAAAGGCATACCGTTTTTGCCAAGAAAGGGATGGTTGCAACATCACAACCACTTGCAGCGCAAGCTGGATTAGAAATTTTAAGAAATGGTGGAAATGCGATCGATGCAGCAATCGCAACAGCAGCAGCACTTACAGTTGTAGAACCTACTTCGAATGGGATAGGGGGAGATGCGTTTGCATTAATTTGGACAAAAGATAAGATTCACGGGTTAAATGCATCGGGTCCAGCACCTCAGTCTATTTCAGCAGAAGAACTTAGGACAAAAGGGTATGAGAAAATGCCTATGCACGGGGTTATTCCAGTTACAGTACCCGGGGTACCAGCAGCGTGGGCTGCATTGTCAGAGAAATTTGGAAAGTTACCACTTAAAGAGGTACTCCTTCCAGCTATTCGCTATGCAGAAGAAGGATATCCGTTAACACCTATACTAGGAAAGTATTGGAAGTTGGCTTTCCATAAGTTCAAAACTTCTTTTACATCGGAAGAATTTACGTCCTGGTTTGAAACTTTTGCTCCGAATGGAAAAGTACCAGAAGTTGGCGAGATGTGGAATTCCCCAGGTCATGCCAGAACGCTTCGAGCAATTGGAGAATCAAATGCAAGAGACTTTTATGAAGGGAAAATAGCGGATCAAATAGATACGTTTATGAAAAAATACGGTGGATACTTGACAAAAAGTGATTTGTTGTCCTACAAGCCTCAATGGGTTGAGCCGATTTCTGTAGATTATCGAGGCTATGATGTATGGGAAATCCCTCCTAATGGTCAAGGGATGTTGGCACTAATGGCACTTAATGTGTATAAGAATCTTGAAAAGCCTAAGTGGCAAAATGCGGATACCCTGCATCACCAAATCGAGGCGATGAAAGCAGCATTTACGGACGGCCAAGCATTTATTACGGAGCCAGAAGAAATGCCTATCAGTGTAGAGTATTTATTATCTGAAGAATATGCTAAGAAAAGATCGATCACTATTAAAGATGAGGCTAGTAATCCTGAAGCCTATGATTTTCCTAAAGGTGGCACAGTATATTTAGCAGCAGCGGATGAAGAAGGAAATATGATATCTTATATCCAAAGTAATTATATGGGGTTCGGTTCTGGTATTGTCATTCCCGATACAGGTATAGCATTACAGAATAGAGGCCATGACTTTTCTTTAGATGAATCCCATCCGAATGTGTTAAAGCCGGGTAAAAGAACGTACCATACCATTATTCCGGGCTTCTTATCCAAGGATGGAAAAGCGGTAGGACCGTTTGGGGTAATGGGTGGATATATGCAACCACAAGGTCATTTCCAAGTAGTTACAAATACAGTAGATTTCATATTAAATCCTCAAGCGACACTAGACATGCCGCGCTGGCAATGGTTGAAAGGAAAAATAGTTCATGTAGAACCAGAGTTCCCGAACTATCTCGTACAAAGTTTAGTGAGGAGAGGGCATACCATTCAAGTAACAACGGATGGTGGTAGTTTTGGACGTGGACAGATTATTTGGAGAAACTCTGAAACGGGAGTTCTCCAAGGAGGTACTGAATCTCGTACGGATGGAGCAATAGCAGCTTGGTAA
- a CDS encoding type 1 glutamine amidotransferase domain-containing protein translates to MAKVATLITNMFEDVEYTSPAQALNDAGHEVFIIEKEAGKEVTGKHGEANLKVDYGIDDVKPEDFDALFIPGGFSPDILRADDRFVQFAKSFMDAKKPVFAICHGPQLLITAKTLKGRDATGYKSIQVDLENAGANFHDEAVFVCQNQLVTSRTPDDLPAFNREIVKLLG, encoded by the coding sequence ATGGCTAAAGTAGCAACATTAATCACAAATATGTTTGAGGACGTGGAATACACAAGCCCTGCACAAGCATTAAACGATGCTGGACATGAAGTTTTTATTATTGAAAAAGAAGCAGGAAAAGAAGTGACAGGTAAACATGGGGAAGCTAATTTGAAGGTAGACTATGGAATAGATGATGTAAAGCCAGAAGATTTTGACGCATTATTTATACCTGGAGGATTTTCACCGGACATTTTACGTGCAGATGATCGATTTGTTCAATTTGCTAAATCATTTATGGATGCAAAGAAACCGGTTTTTGCAATCTGTCATGGACCCCAATTACTGATTACAGCTAAGACATTAAAAGGTCGAGATGCAACTGGTTATAAGTCCATTCAAGTAGACCTAGAAAATGCAGGAGCAAATTTTCATGATGAAGCAGTATTCGTTTGCCAAAATCAGCTTGTAACAAGCCGTACACCGGATGACCTCCCAGCCTTTAATAGAGAAATCGTAAAACTGCTGGGCTAA
- the glmM gene encoding phosphoglucosamine mutase — translation MGKYFGTDGVRGVANSELTPELAFKLGRIGGYILTREAKERAKVLIGRDTRVSGHMLEGALVAGLLSVGVEVMRLGVISTPGVAYLTRVMSADAGVMISASHNPVADNGIKFFGADGFKLSDEQELEIEQLIDADVDELPRPTGEGVGSVSDYFEGGQKYIQYLKQTIDEEFIGIHVALDCANGSTSSLGTHVFADLDADLSTMGSSPNGLNINEGVGSTHPEGLAKFVLEKGADIGLAFDGDGDRLIAVDEKGQIVDGDQIMYICAKYLNTKGRLNKNTVVSTVMSNMGFYKALEAHDMTSVKTAVGDRYVVEEMKKNGYNLGGEQSGHIVFLDYNTTGDGLLTGLQLVNIMKVTGKKLSELASEMTIYPQKLVNVRVTDKHAVTENEKVAAIINEVESEMAGNGRILVRPSGTEPLVRVMVEAASAEDCETYVNRIVEVVNAEMGLAK, via the coding sequence ATGGGAAAATATTTTGGGACAGATGGCGTTAGAGGAGTAGCAAACTCAGAGTTAACACCAGAGCTTGCGTTTAAATTAGGTCGTATTGGCGGGTATATTTTAACAAGAGAAGCTAAAGAACGCGCAAAAGTATTAATAGGCCGTGATACACGCGTATCGGGCCATATGCTAGAAGGAGCACTTGTTGCAGGTCTTTTATCAGTTGGAGTAGAAGTAATGCGTTTAGGTGTTATTAGTACACCTGGTGTTGCTTATTTAACAAGAGTGATGAGTGCAGATGCAGGAGTAATGATCTCAGCTTCTCATAATCCAGTAGCAGATAACGGAATTAAATTTTTCGGTGCTGATGGATTTAAGCTTTCAGATGAGCAAGAGTTAGAAATAGAGCAATTAATTGATGCTGATGTGGATGAGCTTCCACGTCCTACTGGTGAAGGTGTAGGGTCGGTGTCTGATTACTTTGAAGGCGGACAGAAATACATTCAATATTTGAAGCAAACAATTGACGAAGAGTTCATAGGAATTCATGTTGCATTGGATTGTGCAAATGGATCAACTTCTTCCCTTGGAACACATGTATTCGCTGACTTAGATGCTGATTTGTCAACAATGGGTTCATCTCCAAATGGCTTGAATATTAATGAAGGCGTTGGTTCTACACACCCAGAAGGCTTAGCGAAATTCGTTTTAGAAAAGGGAGCAGATATAGGTCTTGCTTTTGACGGAGATGGTGATCGCCTAATTGCAGTTGATGAAAAAGGCCAAATTGTAGACGGCGACCAAATTATGTATATATGTGCAAAATATTTAAATACGAAAGGTCGTTTAAATAAAAATACAGTAGTGTCCACTGTCATGAGTAATATGGGCTTTTATAAAGCATTAGAAGCACATGACATGACAAGTGTGAAAACGGCAGTAGGAGATCGTTACGTGGTAGAAGAAATGAAAAAGAATGGCTATAACCTAGGTGGGGAACAGTCCGGACATATCGTATTCTTAGACTACAATACAACAGGCGACGGTTTATTGACTGGTTTACAACTCGTGAATATCATGAAAGTAACAGGGAAAAAACTTTCAGAGCTGGCATCAGAGATGACGATTTATCCTCAAAAACTTGTAAACGTACGTGTGACTGATAAGCATGCAGTTACTGAAAATGAAAAAGTAGCAGCTATTATAAATGAAGTAGAATCCGAAATGGCTGGCAATGGTCGCATACTTGTGCGTCCTTCTGGCACAGAACCTCTTGTACGAGTAATGGTAGAAGCAGCGTCTGCAGAAGACTGTGAAACCTACGTAAATCGTATTGTAGAAGTAGTAAATGCTGAAATGGGCTTAGCAAAATAA
- a CDS encoding CdaR family protein, translated as MDKMMDNPWFLRIIALTLAILLFVSVQSEMEKDNMNVSGTTVDVLRDVPVEVYYDDDNLVVTGVPETVNVNIEGPSPLVLSSKVMKDYKVFLDLRELSIGKHRVAVSNENFSEKLKVRTDPLYVDVVIEERISEEFNVEIDMNEGLLAENYVVKSYDVEPKKVTITGAKSVIESIDYVKATIVGDQGISKSFEQDANVRVLDADLNKLDVSVEPKTVQVKVKVEEYSKDVPVVLLKQGTPKEGVTINGLSTNVETVRLYGPRPVLDKIEQLNVEVDVSKIEDAGSFDMKLAVPEGVTKLSLDKIKIIGDVIPAPSPPEQQEEEEKDVTSGVTEKSFEQVTIAVRGLPEQLQSNFNTPVDGVVSVVAKGTPEALENVQSDNFSVYVDAQNSEVGEVALPIQIDGPAGVEWVTSETEAKLTIKEA; from the coding sequence ATGGATAAAATGATGGATAATCCATGGTTTTTGCGAATAATTGCACTTACTTTAGCCATATTGCTGTTTGTTTCTGTACAATCCGAAATGGAAAAAGATAACATGAATGTAAGTGGCACAACAGTAGATGTTCTTCGTGATGTGCCAGTGGAAGTATATTATGATGATGATAATTTAGTCGTAACAGGTGTACCCGAGACTGTAAATGTAAATATAGAAGGACCTTCACCACTTGTCTTGTCTTCAAAGGTGATGAAAGACTATAAAGTGTTTTTAGATCTTAGGGAGTTATCTATTGGGAAACATCGTGTTGCTGTATCCAATGAGAATTTTTCTGAAAAGCTAAAGGTACGTACGGATCCGCTCTATGTAGATGTAGTCATAGAAGAACGTATTTCGGAAGAGTTTAATGTAGAGATAGATATGAATGAGGGCTTATTAGCAGAGAATTACGTGGTAAAATCCTATGACGTTGAACCTAAAAAAGTAACGATTACAGGAGCAAAGAGTGTCATTGAAAGCATAGACTATGTAAAAGCTACGATTGTGGGAGATCAAGGGATCAGTAAGTCCTTTGAACAAGATGCAAACGTTCGAGTTCTTGATGCTGATTTAAATAAATTAGATGTATCGGTCGAACCGAAAACTGTCCAAGTAAAAGTGAAGGTTGAAGAATATAGCAAAGACGTTCCGGTAGTCCTCTTAAAACAGGGTACACCTAAAGAAGGTGTGACGATTAATGGTTTATCAACTAATGTGGAGACGGTACGATTGTATGGACCACGCCCAGTGTTAGATAAAATAGAGCAGTTAAACGTAGAAGTAGATGTAAGTAAAATAGAAGATGCGGGTAGTTTTGATATGAAGTTAGCAGTTCCTGAAGGGGTAACGAAATTATCGTTAGATAAGATTAAAATTATAGGAGATGTCATACCGGCTCCTTCTCCACCTGAACAACAAGAAGAAGAAGAAAAAGATGTAACTTCTGGTGTGACAGAGAAATCATTTGAGCAAGTGACAATAGCTGTAAGGGGTCTGCCGGAGCAGTTACAAAGTAATTTTAATACGCCTGTAGATGGAGTTGTCTCTGTTGTAGCAAAAGGGACACCCGAAGCTTTAGAAAATGTCCAGTCTGACAATTTTTCAGTATACGTAGATGCTCAAAATTCAGAAGTTGGAGAAGTAGCTCTCCCTATTCAAATTGATGGCCCAGCTGGTGTAGAATGGGTAACATCTGAAACAGAGGCAAAACTAACGATAAAAGAAGCTTAA
- the cdaA gene encoding diadenylate cyclase CdaA, with product MSFMEQFTDLMPVNVIVNILDVLFVWFVIYKIITLIKGTKAVQLLKGIFVIVIARVVTDFLGLNTLGWMLEQVINFGFLAIIIIFQPEIRRALEQIGRGKLFSRSSMQVEEEQSRLIEAMTKSVSYMAKRRIGALISIERETGLTEYIETGIQLNAHLTSELMINIFIPNTPLHDGAVIVQKNNITSAGCYLPLSESPFISKELGTRHRAAIGLSEVTDAITIVVSEETGAVSLTSNGDLHRNLSMEEFKVHLKRLWFGPTEEQVTSSKWLWRGKQNG from the coding sequence ATGTCGTTTATGGAGCAATTTACAGACTTAATGCCAGTAAACGTTATTGTAAACATTTTGGATGTTCTATTTGTCTGGTTTGTTATTTATAAAATTATAACCCTTATTAAAGGAACAAAAGCTGTTCAATTATTAAAAGGGATTTTTGTCATTGTCATTGCTCGTGTTGTGACTGACTTTTTAGGCTTAAATACGCTTGGTTGGATGTTAGAGCAAGTTATTAATTTTGGATTTTTAGCAATCATTATTATTTTCCAACCTGAAATTAGAAGAGCACTTGAACAAATAGGTAGAGGTAAACTATTCTCGAGAAGCTCGATGCAAGTAGAAGAAGAGCAAAGCCGTTTAATAGAGGCCATGACTAAATCGGTTAGTTATATGGCGAAACGCAGAATTGGAGCATTAATCTCTATTGAAAGAGAAACGGGCTTAACAGAATATATTGAAACAGGTATACAGTTAAATGCACATCTTACTTCGGAATTAATGATTAACATTTTTATTCCAAATACACCACTACATGATGGTGCAGTAATTGTTCAAAAAAATAATATTACTTCGGCAGGATGTTATTTACCATTATCTGAAAGTCCCTTTATCTCCAAGGAGCTAGGGACAAGACATAGGGCTGCAATAGGTTTAAGCGAAGTGACAGACGCTATTACAATTGTCGTATCGGAAGAAACCGGAGCAGTCAGCTTAACATCTAATGGCGACCTCCATCGAAATTTATCCATGGAAGAATTTAAGGTTCACTTAAAACGTCTTTGGTTTGGACCGACGGAGGAACAAGTAACTTCTTCTAAATGGTTGTGGAGGGGGAAACAAAATGGATAA
- a CDS encoding zf-HC2 domain-containing protein: MNACPERIVHFMHEYLDGEISREHELELKSHLQSCVDCQKHMHELSDVVAFIKGAAHIEAPNAFTHSVMARLPKEKSHAGVSRWLRHHPVLTAAALFFLFMSSALFTNFNDEQQFSFTKQANVIVEGETVIVPEGQVVKGDLVVKNGNVRIDGELDGNLTIINGSKYMASTAVITGKTEEINKVFDWLWFQIKDGAKEVMSFFDKEESK, translated from the coding sequence ATGAATGCGTGTCCAGAACGAATTGTTCACTTTATGCATGAATATTTAGATGGCGAAATTAGCCGTGAACATGAGCTGGAACTTAAATCTCATTTGCAATCATGCGTGGATTGTCAGAAACATATGCATGAGCTAAGCGATGTAGTTGCTTTTATCAAAGGAGCAGCTCATATAGAGGCACCAAATGCCTTCACTCATTCAGTAATGGCGAGACTTCCGAAAGAAAAGTCCCACGCCGGTGTTAGCAGATGGTTGCGTCATCATCCAGTTCTTACTGCAGCAGCATTATTCTTCTTGTTTATGAGTAGTGCGCTTTTTACCAATTTTAATGATGAGCAGCAATTTTCTTTTACCAAGCAAGCAAACGTCATCGTCGAGGGTGAAACAGTTATTGTTCCCGAAGGACAAGTTGTAAAAGGTGATCTTGTTGTGAAAAATGGAAATGTTCGGATTGACGGAGAATTAGATGGAAATTTAACGATTATTAACGGATCAAAGTATATGGCTTCTACAGCTGTTATTACGGGAAAAACGGAAGAGATTAACAAAGTATTTGACTGGCTTTGGTTTCAGATAAAAGATGGCGCTAAAGAGGTCATGTCATTTTTCGATAAGGAAGAATCGAAATAA
- the sigW gene encoding RNA polymerase sigma factor SigW: MDALVNKRIKQVLKGDKDAFAEIVDLYQHRLFQVCYRMLGNRHEAEDISQEAFVRAFINIHTFDQKRKFSTWLYRIATNLCIDRIRKKKPDLYLDAEVKGTEGLDMYSQIAAAEELPEEELMKLELQDRIQYEISRLPDKYRSAIVLKYMEELSLQEISEILELPLGTVKTRIHRGREALRKQLSKQPNF; encoded by the coding sequence ATGGATGCGTTAGTGAACAAACGAATAAAACAAGTGTTAAAAGGCGATAAAGACGCATTCGCGGAGATTGTCGACCTGTATCAACATAGACTATTTCAAGTGTGTTATCGCATGCTAGGAAATCGTCATGAGGCAGAAGATATATCGCAGGAAGCATTTGTGCGAGCCTTTATAAACATACACACGTTTGATCAGAAAAGAAAATTCTCAACTTGGCTGTACAGAATCGCTACGAATTTATGCATCGACCGTATTCGTAAAAAAAAGCCTGATCTTTATTTAGACGCAGAGGTAAAGGGTACTGAGGGTCTAGACATGTACTCACAAATAGCTGCTGCAGAAGAACTTCCTGAAGAAGAACTGATGAAGCTCGAATTGCAGGATCGAATTCAATATGAGATAAGTCGACTTCCCGATAAATATAGATCAGCCATCGTACTGAAATATATGGAGGAATTATCTTTACAAGAAATAAGTGAGATATTAGAATTACCACTTGGAACAGTAAAAACAAGAATTCATAGAGGTCGAGAAGCGCTTAGAAAACAATTAAGCAAACAACCGAATTTTTAA
- the rocF gene encoding arginase, with the protein MKKLNLSIIGVPMDLGQNRRGVDMGPSAIRYAGVVERLKDLGHSVKDEGDIPISHTRKEQSPNTHLRNLEEVIEGNAALANKVHEVLVEGQFPLVLGGDHSIAIGTLAGLADRYKNLGVIWYDAHADLNTAETSPSGNIHGMPLAISIGLGHEDLVNIRKYSPKVKPENIVIIGARSVDPGERELIKEKGIKVFSMHEIDKLGMTEVMNQTIAYFQEREVDGVHLSLDLDGIDPLYTPGVGTPVPGGISYRESHLAMEMLYSSNLITSAEFVEVNPILDEKNKTADVAVALMGSLFGESLV; encoded by the coding sequence ATGAAAAAGTTAAATCTATCTATTATAGGAGTACCAATGGACCTTGGACAAAATAGACGTGGGGTTGATATGGGGCCAAGTGCGATTCGTTATGCAGGGGTAGTCGAACGTCTAAAAGATCTTGGTCATTCTGTGAAAGATGAAGGCGATATTCCGATAAGTCATACTAGAAAAGAACAATCTCCTAATACCCATTTACGTAACTTAGAAGAAGTTATTGAGGGAAATGCTGCACTAGCAAATAAAGTGCACGAAGTTTTAGTAGAAGGGCAATTCCCACTAGTACTTGGTGGCGATCATAGTATTGCTATCGGGACACTTGCTGGTCTTGCGGATCGCTACAAAAATCTTGGTGTTATTTGGTATGATGCACATGCGGATTTAAATACTGCGGAAACTTCTCCATCAGGAAATATACATGGGATGCCGCTTGCAATAAGTATCGGATTAGGTCATGAAGATTTAGTCAACATTCGTAAATATTCTCCAAAAGTTAAACCAGAAAATATCGTAATCATTGGTGCGCGTTCTGTGGATCCAGGAGAGCGAGAATTAATTAAAGAAAAAGGCATCAAAGTCTTTTCCATGCATGAAATCGATAAGCTTGGGATGACAGAAGTGATGAACCAAACGATTGCGTATTTCCAAGAGCGCGAAGTAGATGGTGTACATCTGTCTTTAGACTTAGATGGAATAGACCCACTTTATACACCAGGTGTCGGCACTCCTGTCCCAGGAGGCATCAGCTATCGCGAAAGTCATTTAGCAATGGAAATGCTGTACTCGTCCAATCTCATTACATCTGCTGAATTTGTAGAAGTAAACCCAATATTAGATGAAAAAAATAAAACAGCAGATGTTGCAGTTGCGCTTATGGGCTCTTTGTTTGGGGAGAGTTTAGTTTAA
- a CDS encoding GNAT family protein, producing the protein MGETIIYGDVTLRPLTQMDFPFLWELYEPEIFEFMLNKIENLEQLEKWLQVGIKQMRIDKTAFAFVVEDTNTKEIMGTTRIYGIDHTNHACEIGSTFYAKKFQRTHVNTVCKYLLLKYCFETLEMFRVQFKTDEQNIASQRAIERIGGIKEGILRNERIRSNGTMRNAVVYSVVDSEWSEVKGQLVQLMNKYS; encoded by the coding sequence TTGGGAGAAACAATTATCTATGGGGACGTAACCCTTCGACCATTAACACAAATGGATTTTCCGTTTCTATGGGAACTTTATGAACCCGAAATTTTTGAATTTATGTTGAATAAAATTGAAAATCTAGAGCAACTTGAGAAATGGCTGCAAGTTGGTATTAAACAAATGAGAATCGATAAAACTGCTTTTGCATTTGTGGTGGAAGACACAAACACAAAAGAAATAATGGGTACTACCCGTATTTACGGCATAGATCACACCAATCATGCTTGTGAAATAGGCTCCACTTTTTACGCTAAAAAATTTCAGCGCACGCATGTGAATACGGTATGCAAATACTTGCTTTTGAAATATTGTTTTGAGACATTAGAAATGTTTCGTGTTCAATTTAAAACAGATGAGCAAAATATAGCTTCACAGCGAGCAATAGAACGAATAGGTGGTATAAAAGAAGGGATACTACGCAATGAACGAATACGATCTAATGGTACCATGAGAAATGCGGTCGTTTATTCCGTTGTAGATAGCGAATGGTCCGAAGTAAAAGGTCAACTTGTTCAATTAATGAATAAATACTCATAA